From one Liolophura sinensis isolate JHLJ2023 chromosome 10, CUHK_Ljap_v2, whole genome shotgun sequence genomic stretch:
- the LOC135477084 gene encoding vitelline envelope sperm lysin receptor-like, translating into MFFITFLGLFLVSFVAGDEPILHLMSTCPLTLAEAPNIAMKADVPAYILAKCANGDREVPTSNGVDFALAGSFDQNYDGPNCRFHKKDGINTFTVKVHIGWGEVDTHVMTKSQIKTLTCAYDKSGEAVAKENLIAQWFLSPGEKQTLKGEEETTIQFNLRMVDVLNRPVNEDSVSIGKKVRLLATDNLDASTAFRALSCVAKNNETEYSILRAGCGDGLVIPRTVGFQTTGGAVSSPYFSAFRLSAGFGVQFDCTFTICVGSCDGDSCVNQLRRKRSSFGLRVKGQTSSINVAL; encoded by the exons ATgtttttcatcactttcttgGGATTATTTTTG GTATCTTTCGTTGCTGGCGATGAACCCATATTGCACT TGATGTCGACTTGTCCATTGACACTTGCGGAAGCACCGAACATTGCCATGAAGGCGGACGTGCCGGCCTACATTCTGGCGAAGTGTGCGAATGGGGACCGTGAAGTACCGACTAGTAATGGTGTCGATTTTGCACTGGCCGGCTCCTTTGACCAGAATTATGACGGTCCGAACTGCAGATTCCAC AAAAAGGACGGCATCAATACCTTTACTGTGAAGGTACACATAGGATGGGGAGAGGTGGACACTCACGTGATGACGAAATCTCAAATTAAGACCTTGACATGCGCATACGATAAAAGCGGTGAGGCCGTTGCGAAAGAAAATCTAATTGCACAATG GTTTTTAAGCCCCGGGGAAAAGCAAACTCTCAAAGGAGAGGAAGAGACAACAATACAGTTCAACTTAAGGATGGTGGACGTTCTTAACCGTCCTGTAAACGAAGATTCTGTGTCAATTGGCAAAAAGGTCCGGCTCTTGGCCACCGATAATTTGG ATGCATCCACTGCGTTCAGGGCATTGAGCTGTGTTGCAAAGAACAATGAGACGGAATATTCAATTCTTCGTGCTGG GTGTGGTGACGGTTTGGTAATCCCTCGAACTGTTGGATTTCAGACGACAGGGGGCGCTGTGTCCAGTCCCTACTTCAGTGCCTTCCGCCTCAGCGCGGGCTTCGGGGTGCAGTTTGACTGTACATTTACCATCTGTGTCGGCAGCTGTGATGGG GATTCCTGTGTAAACCAGCTTCGCCGAAAGCGGTCATCGTTCG GTCTCAGAGTGAAAGGCCAGACGTCAAGCATAAATGTCGCTCTATGA